One segment of Fusarium oxysporum f. sp. lycopersici 4287 chromosome 7, whole genome shotgun sequence DNA contains the following:
- a CDS encoding plasma membrane proteolipid 3, producing the protein MPFTASDICKILLAIILPPVGVFLERGCGADFFINILLTILGYIPGIIHALYIILKY; encoded by the exons ATGCCTTTCACTGCTAG CGACATCTGCAAGATCCTCCTTGCCATCATCCTCCCTCCCGTGGGTGTCTTCCTCGAGCGTGGCTGCGGTGccgacttcttcatcaacatcctccttACCATCTTGG GTTACATCCCCGGTATCATCCACGCTCTGTACATCATTCTGAAGTACTAA
- a CDS encoding oxidoreductase has protein sequence MPLVTQNVKPRVILGLMTFGPPGSEQLDARIFDPETYNKALDIFQSKGYNEVDTARIYVGGKQEGWTGSQTNWKERGLTVDTKVKYPVQPGENTYDKVIESVETSLKELGTDCIDLLYLHRPDRGTPFQETLEAINKLHKDGKFVKFGISNFTAYEVAEVVMICKYNNWVRPTVYQGMYNCLTRSIEAELFVACRRYGLDIVVYNPIAGGLLSGKIKSMDIKPESGRFSDQSKIGTAYRQRYFRESTFKALKAIEEATEKNGLSMLETALRWIIHHSGLKVTNGNDGIIIGMSNIQQLEQNLELVEKGPLPDEVVKALDQAWLYSKADTANYWHGDLEYTYDVHEALFGASAK, from the exons ATGCCTCTCGTAACCCAGAACGTCAAGCCTCGTGTTATCCTGGGTCTAATGACCTTTGGACCCCCTGGTAGTGAACAGCTCGACGCGCGTATCTTTGACCCTGAAACTTACAACAAGGCTCTTGACATCTTTCAAAGTAAGGGTTACAACGAAGTCGACACTGCCCGCATCTATGTTGGCGGCAAACAGGAGGGCTGGACTGGCTCGCAGACCAACTGGAAAGAGAGAGGACTTACTGTGGACACAAAGGTCAAGTATCCTGTCCAGCCTGGCGAGAACACATACGACAAGGTCATCGAGTCGGTTGAGACCAGTCTGAAGGAGCTGGGAACTGACTGCATCGAT CTGCTCTACCTCCATCGTCCTGACCGCGGCACTCCTTTCCAAGAAACCCTCGAAGCTATCAACAAGCTACATAAGGATGGAAAGTTCGTCAAGTTCGGTATCAGCAACTTCACGGCGTACGAGGTCGCAGAAGTTGTCATGATTTGCAAGTACAACAACTGGGTCCGGCCCACGGTCTACCAGGGCATGTACAACTGTCTCACCCGTTCCATCGAGGCGGAGCTTTTTGTAGCCTGCAGGAGATACGGCCTCGACATCGTTGTGTACAACCCAATCGCTGGTGGTCTCCTGTctggcaagatcaagtcGATGGACATCAAGCCCGAGAGCGGCCGCTTTTCTGATCAGAGCAAGATTGGTACGGCATATCGTCAGCGATACTTCAGAGAGAGCACATTCAAGGCTCTGAAGGCTATTGAGGAAGCTACGGAGAAGAACGGACTGAGCATGCTTGAGACAGCATTGCGATGGATAATCCACCACTCCGGACTAAAAGTCACAAACGGTAACGATGGAATTATCATTGGTATGTCCAACATCCAGCAGCTCGAGCAGAACCTTGAGCTCGTTGAAAAGGGACCTCTGCCCGACGAGGTGGTAAAGGCACTTGACCAGGCGTGGCTGTACTCCAAGGCAGATACGGCCAACTACTGGCATGGGGATTTGGAATATACATATGATGTACACGAGGCTCTGTTTGGTGCGTCGGCCAAGTAA
- a CDS encoding U3 small nucleolar ribonucleoprotein IMP3 produces MVRKLKHHEQKLLRKTDFITYKSDNGHRDKAVMRRYMIQKPEDYHKYNRLCGSLRQLAHRLSLLPPENATRRKHEELLLNKLYDMGVLSSASKLSAVENSVTVSAFARRRLPVLMTRLRMAETVQAATKMIEQGHVRVGTETVTDPAYLVTRGMEDFVTWTVGSKIKRNIMKYRDQLDDFELL; encoded by the exons ATGGTCCGAAAACTCAAGCATCACGAGCAGAAGCTCCTCCGAAAGACAGACTTCATCACATACAAATCCGACAATGGCCATCGCGACAAGGCCGTCATGCGACGGTACATGATCCAGAAGCCCGAGGACTATCACAAGTATAACCGTCTTTGCGGC TCTCTGCGCCAACTCGCTCATCGCCTTTCCCTCCTCCCTCCCGAGAACGCAACACGCCGCAAGCACGAAGaactcctcctcaacaagcttTACGACATGGGTGTCCTTTCTAGCGCCTCCAAGCTTTCTGCTGTCGAGAACAGCGTTACCGTCAGCGCCTTTGCGCGCCGTCGCTTGCCTGTGCTGATGACAAGACTGCGCATGGCTGAGACCGTGCAAGCGGCTACGAAGATGATTGAGCAGGGCCATGTGCGTGTGGGTACAGAAACAGTCACGGATCCTGCGTACTTGGTCACAAGAGGCATGGAGGACTTTGTAACATGGACTGTGGgcagcaagatcaagaggaACATCATGAAGTACCGCGACCAGCTGGACGATTTTGAATTGCTATGA